A stretch of DNA from Xyrauchen texanus isolate HMW12.3.18 chromosome 36, RBS_HiC_50CHRs, whole genome shotgun sequence:
gcaaccccCTCaaagattttggtttgtttttcaattgaattgttcacgttataggtcgcattaaaggtggaaaaagttttgacatgatttatctttgtctcattcttttacatcacaaggacctggcattttaacaggggtgtgtagactttttatatccactgtataatttcaaacataaatatAGCCACAAGCGGCAATCATTGGGGTCCAAGCATGCCAGGACAAGGCCAGAATAATTTAATTGGACACAATAGATAGTGGATGCTCTGGACAAAGCTGTTTTTGTGTAAAATTTCTTCCAAAAGATTTATCACAgttgcaaaattataattttattagaaTGACAACAGAATTAACTTAGAATATGATTTTGGATTGCTGGACATCAGCATATTACAAGAGCAAAAAGCTAAGTCAAAGAGGATTTTCTAGGATTTTTAGTCGTGGTGGTCCATCTAGTGGACAAAATCAGTAATACATTATTGAATTATCATGCATAATTGAGCTTTTGTATTGCTGGATAAAATCTCATTTAGATTGAGAAAAACTCAACATTTCAAGGCTCTTCATTTGTTGGATAGCTGTTACTATTTTTACTGCACAGATATTACATTACAAGAGCAATAACTCAAAGTCAGAGGATTTAATGGAATTCCTTGACTTGCTGCTCCATCTAGTGAACAAAATCAGTAGTACATCCTTCATCtgttaattacaatttaaattgtacgatttttacttaattttgtgTGCCACCTAATTTTCACGGCACACAAGAATGTCATAATGCACTGGACATTTCGTAACGATAGGCAATTCACAACTTAAAAGTAGGTTTTTTCAGAAATTCCAAAATGGCAGAACATTTTTATAGACTGATATAAAATATATGAGACATATTTTGTTCATCTTGACCCAAGGAATCAGAAGAAGAAATAATTTTGATTCTATCCCTTATGGTTGTGAAGATATGAGCCAAAATGTAAAAGTGCTAATTGTAGCACCACCTACAGTCAGACAGGGGTGTGTGTATGCGCCTGAGTAGTAGTGGGGGAGGATTTGGGACCATCTTGCCAAGTCTGGTGTCTCTAGGACTTACggttttagggcagaataataataataataataataataataagagaaacaagaaaatcagtacaaatacaatAGTGTTCCAGCACTTTCAGCGCTCGGACCTCTAAATATATAAAGATTTCTCCAGTTGAATATCGATAATGCAGAAGCTTGAAGACTTGCGGAATATGCAGGTCAAATGACATTATTACTGTTGCTAAATGTattaacaaaaaactatttatagTGAAATAAATTCTATTAAACAACTGATTGACCTTCTAGCCACCAATTCTGAGCATTGAATTTATGCTTATACATCTAATCAATAGCATAGAGCAAGAACGTTTTTGTCAATAATCATGCAAACTGCATGAACATGGTTTACAAACTGTAACTTGGCACTTAATGATggtaaaatgaaatatatttttttattatttcaaaaacctacagtacataaacaatcttaaaaaagtttttataattaCTACACGGTAGCCATGAAAACCATATTTACAGTAGGCTTAATCTGTGACAATCTCTCAAACTGTGACATTCTAGTACTCTTAACTAGGTCTACAAAGACACAAAACCTCTTTTCTCCTACCAAAACCAAACTTTTTCACTTTTCTCTATAGTATAAGCTATTACAGTTGGCTTAATAATGCAATCAAATCTGTAATTCAGTTTCTGAAAGAGCTGTTAAACATCAAGTCATCCCATTTCTGGAGAACCAGACCAAGTCCATCATGTTTGAGCGAATATGCAGTTATTCAAGGAAATAATAAACGTTATTTCAGTCACACCATATTGATCAATGAGACGATGCCATTTCCCACTATATCAACCTGTGCATTTAAAATCCATGTGAGAATCTGATGAGAGAACAATTCCACCATGTTCCAATTCAGGACTAAGTAAAGTATGAAGGAAAATATTGAGAAGTGTCTCTACCATGGCCTCCACATGAACTTGGATTGTGTGATGGTGGAGTTCAGGCTATCCTCAGCTGATGCTGGGCTCGCTTCCGGCTCTGTCTCCTCAAGATCGGAGCAGAGATCCACACTGGAAGGGTTGGACAGGGATGGGGAATGTACTGAGGACAGGTCGGACACACTGTGGCCTCCTGGACTCAATGCTTCTCCAGCTGGCCATGATCCACCGGAGGAGTGAGGCTCTGATATGAGATCCATGATCATCTCTTGAAGGTTGTCCTCATTTAATGGCATGCACTCGAGCAGATGATTGAGCAGCTCAGCCGCCACATTGGCATCGATCCCCGAGCACGTTGACACAAAGGTGTGCACCTCATGCATGCACTGGATGTAACCTGCGGCGAATCTCTCACTGGCCTCACGGTTCATAGCTTCAGCCTCTGGAAAGTCAGATACACAATTATCTTTACTGCAACCAATTACCTAAGCATGCAAGTTTTCTGTCAACTGAAATTGCTTGGAAGGATGTTTCATAAACCAAACAATCcaaaaacaactgtaaaacctattaaagagactgtaagtctatccctcacagccctGTTGTCATTCtcttaaaagaagcaaaaatcgggGTTACAGATGGggacaatatgtaaacatttaaataatttcaatgtttcaaaagtatagcccacgacataaacaatatgtgtgttaacatgattttactgtgataaaatcacttactaaccgcatctgtgtaaagttaaagccaattttacaactttgttgtcatgaaaaTGTAAAGTAAGAATGACTGTAAgaacaacgatttaaacaactttttaacaaaagtattaatgtacagtaagtgcttttgtaaaattataagcttcacatttttgcctttaaaccctccaaaaatttgtccaagtcactttcattgtaagtgccacaatgtaaccttgatttttgctgttttgtaaagaaaaggagggacgaatcgAAATGAGTTTTTGCggttataatcaacattatgccacaaattctgtagcttaagcctaacttgtattgaatctggaaagtCCTTTAAGGCAGAGTAggtgatcccagaatgcaccgtgatGAGTTCGgttgaaaaataaatccaagatggcagatgaAGCGAGATAaagtttaattataaatatactaaATAATCCATTCTATcacacccctggagttcacgagttcgaatccagggtgtgctgagtgactccagtcaggtctcctaagcaaccaaattggcccggctgctaggaagggtagagtcacatgatgtaacctcctcgtggtcgctataatgtggttcgctctcagcgGGGTGTGGTGacttgtgcgtggatgccacggtggatggcgtctccgcggtaacacgctcaacaagccacgtgataagatgcgtgaagTGACTGGtgcagacacggaggcaactgagattcatcctccgccaccacgaggacttaaagcgcattaggaattgggcattccaaattagggagaataaggaaaaatatttataataataatccatTAGATCCTGAAAAGAATCGATACAAACCATTTAAATTAATAGAAAACTGGCTATTTTTTCCAAAATGTGTGTGCTACGTATATGCTCACACCTTGTCTACACCAAACGTGAGCGGCGCATTGTGTCAAAAGCAAATAGATTCCATTATTTCCAATGAAACTGTCTACATTGAAAGTGTCTGTTATGGCAAATCAAATCAGGTCGTGTAGCACCGACAGTAAAGACCAGCTTGACCAACTAAAGGCCCTTTCCCACAGGTAGTCCTAAAGCCTGTTTTTGGTTCTTTTCGTCGCTTTCGCAGctaaggaactatagttcctctgaGCTGTTTTTGGGGGATTTTTAGCTCCTCCTCTGGAGTAGGTTCTTTGGGGGCATATAAGGATTGCAgcagactgtgggaggtgctgcagcctgtgattggtcaaaaatcTATGATGCACAACGTATTGAGAAAGGAGAGGAGACTACAGCCTCCATTTGTAAACAACTAGCTAATAGCCTGCTACTCAGATGATTTTACAATTCCcttcacagaaataaaaaaaacaacaacaaagtatACAAAGAGGATCACCCGTTTCACATGTGTGAATGTGTAACTTCATCGGGAGACACTCGTTGAGTTTTCATCACActgtgtgactatacagaaaataaagtgatttctggattactacattgAATTTTTCCTGTGATGATGgatgtaaataatcagatgtttatcgagagtgggtaattgaactctattggggcttttccactgcacggtatgaCTCAACTCAACTTGGCTCTGCTCAATTTTTTGGGATTTTCCCACtgggtacctgatacttttttagtaccacctcggctgaggttccaagcgagcc
This window harbors:
- the LOC127629845 gene encoding transcription cofactor HES-6-like — its product is MAPAARLCKNGLGMEDEEFYSIKSDRKTRKPLVEKKRRARINESLQELRTLLADNDTKIENAEVLEMTVKRVENILQNRSQEAEAMNREASERFAAGYIQCMHEVHTFVSTCSGIDANVAAELLNHLLECMPLNEDNLQEMIMDLISEPHSSGGSWPAGEALSPGGHSVSDLSSVHSPSLSNPSSVDLCSDLEETEPEASPASAEDSLNSTITQSKFMWRPW